A portion of the Toxoplasma gondii ME49 chromosome VIIb, whole genome shotgun sequence genome contains these proteins:
- a CDS encoding hypothetical protein (encoded by transcript TGME49_264250), with translation MCLRPFTTIRRTLRGWMCGVDPDHVLIVGGPGACGWVPRRTLRGWMCGVDPDHVLIVGGPDGAGCLHTVPRHLVSVCTFQPPSPEDVGCERSDVDSKVGIGSWKNRAPALQCRVTDLKHDTTSLRQTRVSHRAFGVKVDVV, from the exons ATGTGTCTGCGTCCATTTACCACAATCAGACGTACGCTGCGCGGCTGGATGTGCGGCGTGGACCCTGATCACGTGCTGATCGTGGGGGGTCCTGGTGCGTGTGGATGGGTGCCCAG ACGTACGCTGCGCGGCTGGATGTGCGGCGTGGACCCTGATCACGTGCTGATCGTGGGGGGTCCTG ACGGAGCTGGGTGTCTTCACACTGTGCCCCGTCACCTGGTGTCGGTTTGCACGTTTCAGCCGCCGTCG CCTGAGGATGTAGGTTGCGAGAGATCTGATGTTGATTCCAAAGTGGGGATAGGAAGCTGGAAAAATCGTGCTCCGGCTTTACAGTGCAGGGTGACAGACCTGAAGCACGACACCACGTCACTGCGTCAGACACGTGTCAGCCACCGCGCTTTTGGCGTTAAAGTCGATGTAGTTTGA